A window from Acidobacteriota bacterium encodes these proteins:
- a CDS encoding DUF1624 domain-containing protein produces MREAPAALAGRLVSLDAFRGLTMASMVIVNNPGDWAHVYGPLKHAEWFGSTPTDLIFPFFLFIVGVSITLTRRSVGVRTILSRTAKLMGLGLLLAGYPRFDPAVWRIPGVLQRIGLCYLASALIYRSASRGGRASDARVVSVVAVAALVALVGYWVVLLAVPGASGVRFDLTPEGNVGAVVDRAVFGTHLWKKTWDPEGLLSSIPAVGSTLLGVLAGVWIKGAGSPKRAAQGLLAAGLGAIAAGWCWGLVFPIGKNLWTSSYAVFAAGWAAVALSACVWLFDVAGWRRLARPLVVMGTNAIALFVFSGWLAKTLIYLKTTGPDGASVSWHAAVYRTVFAPLASPVNASLLYSLVLLALLYAILWGMYRRGIFLRV; encoded by the coding sequence GTGCGCGAAGCTCCGGCCGCCCTCGCGGGCCGGCTCGTCTCGCTCGACGCCTTCCGGGGCCTGACCATGGCCAGCATGGTCATCGTGAACAACCCCGGTGACTGGGCGCACGTGTACGGACCGCTCAAACACGCCGAGTGGTTCGGCTCGACGCCGACGGACCTGATCTTCCCGTTCTTTCTCTTCATCGTCGGCGTATCGATCACGCTGACACGACGCTCCGTCGGGGTGCGCACGATCCTCTCGAGGACGGCCAAGCTGATGGGGCTCGGCCTGCTGCTGGCCGGGTATCCGAGGTTCGATCCGGCCGTCTGGCGGATTCCGGGGGTGCTCCAGCGCATCGGCCTGTGCTATCTCGCCTCGGCGCTGATCTATCGCTCGGCCTCGCGTGGTGGAAGGGCGAGCGACGCGCGGGTCGTGAGCGTGGTCGCAGTCGCGGCGCTCGTGGCGCTCGTCGGGTACTGGGTCGTGCTGCTCGCCGTGCCGGGGGCGTCGGGCGTCCGGTTCGACCTGACGCCGGAGGGCAACGTCGGCGCCGTGGTCGACCGGGCGGTGTTCGGGACGCACTTGTGGAAGAAGACGTGGGATCCCGAGGGCCTGCTCAGCTCGATCCCGGCCGTCGGGTCGACGTTGCTCGGCGTGCTGGCGGGCGTGTGGATCAAAGGCGCCGGGTCGCCGAAGCGTGCCGCCCAAGGTCTCCTCGCCGCTGGCCTCGGGGCGATCGCCGCCGGCTGGTGCTGGGGGCTCGTCTTCCCGATCGGCAAGAACCTCTGGACCAGTTCGTACGCGGTGTTCGCGGCGGGCTGGGCGGCGGTGGCGCTCTCCGCCTGCGTGTGGCTCTTCGACGTGGCCGGCTGGCGTCGTCTCGCCCGCCCGCTGGTCGTCATGGGCACCAACGCCATCGCGCTCTTCGTTTTCTCGGGGTGGCTCGCGAAGACGCTGATCTACCTCAAGACGACGGGGCCGGACGGCGCCAGCGTGTCGTGGCACGCCGCGGTGTACCGGACCGTGTTCGCGCCGCTCGCGTCGCCCGTGAACGCCTCGTTGCTGTATTCGCTGGTGCTGCTGGCCCTGCTCTATGCGATCCTGTGGGGCATGTACCGCCGCGGGATCTTCCTGAGAGTCTGA
- a CDS encoding helix-turn-helix domain-containing protein, whose protein sequence is MTGAHEFGLALRQARERRGLTVDDVAQCTKVSAALFVGLERGDVSRWPSGIFRRAFVRGYAECVGLDPETVLDDFLRVYAEGDHGGGRRAGEAPQEVTRVPHDDLRLVLATDRVWQPSWRRVAGVGLDALASGLLCAAVLWGSAAWGAVAALLAVGAVVCYYAAALLAWGTSLGLRLTCRVGAVRAQGAPMPAALGLSSAEPPRPAPVEARPYRSRDRRRAARAERAASRPTRH, encoded by the coding sequence GTGACGGGGGCGCACGAATTCGGACTGGCCTTGCGGCAGGCGCGCGAGCGCCGCGGCCTGACGGTGGACGACGTCGCTCAGTGCACCAAGGTGTCGGCGGCCCTGTTCGTCGGACTGGAGCGGGGCGACGTGTCCCGGTGGCCGTCGGGCATCTTCAGGCGGGCGTTCGTGCGTGGCTACGCCGAGTGCGTCGGCCTCGATCCCGAGACCGTGCTGGACGATTTTCTCCGCGTCTACGCGGAAGGCGATCACGGCGGCGGGCGACGGGCCGGCGAGGCTCCGCAGGAGGTCACGCGGGTGCCGCACGACGACCTGCGTCTGGTGCTCGCCACCGATCGGGTGTGGCAGCCCTCGTGGCGCCGCGTCGCGGGCGTCGGCCTCGATGCGCTCGCGTCTGGCCTCTTGTGCGCGGCCGTCCTGTGGGGCAGTGCCGCCTGGGGAGCCGTCGCGGCACTGCTCGCGGTTGGCGCGGTGGTGTGCTACTACGCGGCCGCCCTGCTCGCCTGGGGGACGAGCCTTGGCCTGCGGCTCACGTGCCGGGTGGGGGCGGTCCGGGCTCAGGGGGCGCCGATGCCCGCCGCGCTCGGGCTGTCGTCGGCGGAGCCACCCCGTCCTGCACCGGTCGAGGCGCGCCCCTATCGATCGCGCGACCGGCGTCGCGCCGCCCGCGCCGAGCGGGCGGCATCGCGGCCGACGAGACACTGA
- the surE gene encoding 5'/3'-nucleotidase SurE translates to MRRILVTNDDGVHSEGIKALAEVLADLGEVTVVAPVGESSAIGHALTLGRPLRLETVGERIYSVDGTPTDCVNIAFAKVLRSAPDLVVSGINKGYNLGDDVTYSGTVAGALEGILLGVPSIAVSLCRSREFDFTPSARAARVVAAQVLEHGLPPRTLLNVNVPRTEARGFKVTVQAKRNHVTAVAEGDDPRGRRYFWIEEGENAWEPHDRSDYQAVRDGWISVTPLQPDLTAHDALAFVERMSLAGASVE, encoded by the coding sequence ATGCGCCGAATCCTGGTCACGAACGACGATGGTGTGCACTCCGAGGGCATCAAGGCCCTCGCCGAGGTCCTCGCCGATCTCGGTGAAGTTACCGTGGTGGCGCCCGTGGGCGAGTCGAGCGCCATCGGCCACGCGCTGACGCTCGGTCGACCCCTGCGCCTCGAGACGGTCGGTGAGCGGATCTACTCGGTGGACGGGACGCCCACCGACTGCGTGAACATCGCGTTCGCGAAGGTCCTCCGCTCGGCCCCCGACCTGGTGGTCTCGGGCATCAACAAGGGCTACAACCTCGGCGACGACGTCACCTACTCGGGGACGGTGGCTGGGGCGCTCGAGGGCATCCTGCTGGGCGTGCCGAGCATCGCCGTGTCGCTGTGCCGATCGCGCGAGTTCGACTTCACGCCGTCGGCGCGGGCCGCGCGCGTGGTGGCGGCGCAGGTGCTCGAGCACGGACTGCCTCCGCGCACGCTGCTCAACGTCAACGTGCCGCGCACCGAGGCTCGCGGGTTCAAGGTCACGGTGCAGGCCAAGCGGAACCACGTGACGGCCGTCGCCGAAGGCGACGACCCGCGGGGCCGCCGGTATTTCTGGATCGAGGAAGGCGAGAACGCGTGGGAGCCGCACGACCGGTCCGACTACCAGGCGGTCCGCGACGGGTGGATCTCGGTGACGCCGCTGCAGCCGGATCTCACCGCGCACGACGCGCTGGCGTTCGTGGAGCGGATGTCGCTGGCCGGCGCCAGCGTCGAGTGA
- a CDS encoding nucleotidyltransferase domain-containing protein yields MASDSAELRAIAEPNTILRGLVGSSVHGLVLDGTDDRDEMGVCVEPRRYVLGFGKFEQWVYRSAAEREGDAGARSCAGDLDLNMYSLRKWARLALQGNSDSAVAELVEQFGYDTKYAMLRPHRTSIKWLRTGSRSRGLRDGRVRSGMGWAGSAAGHPGTPRHAARCASRPRLRKRMRLSCPYLITYSVNY; encoded by the coding sequence ATGGCGAGCGACAGTGCGGAGCTGAGAGCGATTGCCGAGCCGAACACGATCTTGCGTGGCCTCGTCGGCTCCAGTGTGCACGGGCTGGTGCTCGACGGCACCGATGATCGCGACGAGATGGGCGTTTGCGTCGAACCGCGCCGGTACGTCCTCGGCTTCGGCAAGTTCGAGCAGTGGGTGTACCGATCCGCCGCCGAGCGTGAGGGAGATGCCGGTGCCCGGTCGTGTGCCGGCGATCTGGATCTGAACATGTACAGCCTGCGCAAGTGGGCGCGCCTGGCGCTCCAGGGCAATTCCGACAGTGCTGTTGCCGAGCTCGTCGAGCAGTTCGGCTACGACACGAAGTACGCGATGCTGCGACCACACCGGACGTCCATCAAATGGCTCCGAACCGGCTCGCGCAGCCGAGGGCTTCGTGATGGACGCGTACGCAGCGGCATGGGTTGGGCAGGAAGCGCAGCCGGCCACCCCGGCACCCCCCGACACGCGGCACGTTGCGCGTCGCGTCCACGGCTCCGAAAGCGGATGAGGTTGTCGTGTCCCTATTTAATAACGTATAGCGTAAATTATTAG